A single genomic interval of Legionella israelensis harbors:
- a CDS encoding S1C family serine protease — protein MTMMRQYLSLFLISFLTCTSAFGVNLDSLLPNERNTIEIFQKSASKVVFVHRIATVVNRSFEVTHVSDGAGSGILWDNEGHIVTNFHVVRGTDNLAVTIDNITVPVKVLGVEPRKDIAVLKIKSPKVLAKIKDIKPFELTHTSDLLVGQKAIAIGNPFGLDHTLTTGVISALGRQVPGIGGVTIRDMIQTDASVNPGNSGGPLLDSAGRLIGLNTMIYSNSGASAGIGFAVPADEIHRIVNQIIKYGRIVLAGIGIQRVEPNIAARLGVKEGILIAEVIPHTPADKAGLRGTYRNNWGHLVLGDVIVAVNGHPIKNYDALYNLLTKINVGDEISITVLRSGKKITHKIRTIDIAAY, from the coding sequence ATGACAATGATGAGACAATATCTTAGCCTTTTTTTAATAAGTTTTTTAACTTGTACTTCAGCCTTTGGCGTTAACCTCGATAGTTTACTGCCCAATGAACGTAATACCATTGAAATTTTTCAAAAATCTGCATCAAAAGTCGTTTTCGTTCATCGCATTGCTACGGTCGTCAATCGTTCTTTTGAAGTCACACATGTTTCAGATGGGGCAGGTTCAGGAATCCTTTGGGATAATGAAGGGCATATTGTTACAAATTTTCATGTGGTGCGGGGTACGGATAATCTCGCTGTAACCATAGACAACATCACTGTACCTGTAAAAGTTCTTGGGGTTGAGCCTCGTAAAGATATTGCCGTTTTAAAAATCAAATCACCTAAAGTATTGGCAAAAATAAAAGACATTAAACCTTTTGAGTTAACGCATACCAGTGATTTATTGGTAGGACAAAAGGCGATAGCCATAGGAAATCCTTTTGGTCTGGATCATACTTTAACTACAGGCGTTATTTCGGCGTTGGGACGGCAGGTTCCAGGTATAGGTGGTGTGACCATCAGAGACATGATTCAAACAGATGCATCCGTAAATCCCGGTAACTCGGGCGGCCCCTTACTGGACAGCGCTGGCCGTTTAATTGGTTTAAATACAATGATTTATTCCAATTCCGGTGCTTCGGCCGGGATTGGATTTGCTGTACCTGCAGATGAAATTCATCGTATCGTCAATCAAATCATTAAATATGGCCGCATCGTTCTTGCCGGCATCGGCATTCAGCGCGTTGAGCCTAACATTGCTGCCCGTCTGGGAGTAAAAGAAGGGATATTAATTGCAGAAGTTATTCCGCATACTCCAGCTGATAAAGCAGGATTGCGGGGAACTTATAGAAACAACTGGGGACATCTTGTTCTTGGCGATGTTATCGTAGCAGTGAATGGTCATCCAATAAAAAATTATGATGCTTTATATAATTTATTGACCAAAATAAACGTAGGGGATGAAATCAGTATTACCGTTCTCAGAAGTGGTAAAAAAATCACCCATAAGATCAGAACCATTGACATCGCTGCTTATTAA
- a CDS encoding AsmA family protein yields MKFLKKLVLIFFLLTIITAGTLWVLTKTLKPETVKQFVNSQLTSMTHKSSKIKGTIAWQLFPRPGIKVTQIEVGNPDELKDYSLTIDNLLLNLKITPLLRGQLVFSDININGLKLLTNPDENNNNSSTHKVSVKSQKTLTTTNQTGKFAIERFMLTNGQIIIQQKNNNVNLKNIQLGIEQFNLQKTTFPLQLKAKLSAESGKNRLRTNINFKGRLNLGPDIIQPSDEAIKEMTVNGQLLLQDIFFNQLKIDKLNANLKKEKNELILNPLTLSLYHGEAIGDLRYQLNNHQLTVNQTATNLSGKNLISSMIDKDLISGSLDYSFHMNIPLSGSMDKWSGKGNLTVKDGELKGIDLNQLTNQLIEKIDALIETKKFNLGNSLELLQPGDYSISQGNTPFQLARIQFHIAGDNLVTDSLIIQSERLHVRGSGSFNLQQREINSNLQATIIDNNENSKVYKVQNFLGGAFPIHITGKLEELVVLPDVKNIQRSLSHNLIKNALDKPVKEIEKKLKSFFH; encoded by the coding sequence ATGAAATTCTTAAAAAAACTCGTTTTAATTTTTTTTCTCCTCACTATTATAACCGCTGGAACATTATGGGTTTTAACGAAAACTCTCAAACCTGAAACTGTAAAACAATTCGTCAATTCTCAATTAACCTCTATGACTCATAAATCGAGTAAGATTAAAGGTACAATTGCCTGGCAGTTATTTCCTCGACCTGGTATAAAAGTGACCCAAATAGAAGTGGGCAATCCAGATGAACTCAAGGATTATTCACTCACTATTGATAACTTGCTACTTAACCTTAAAATCACCCCCCTACTTCGCGGGCAGCTTGTATTTAGCGATATTAACATCAATGGGCTTAAGCTTTTAACAAATCCTGATGAAAACAACAATAATTCATCCACCCATAAAGTCAGTGTTAAATCCCAGAAAACATTAACAACGACAAACCAGACAGGAAAATTTGCCATTGAGCGTTTTATGCTTACCAATGGACAAATTATTATCCAGCAAAAAAATAACAATGTTAATTTGAAGAATATTCAGTTGGGTATTGAACAGTTTAATCTGCAGAAAACAACCTTTCCGTTACAATTAAAAGCAAAATTATCAGCCGAATCAGGTAAAAACAGACTTCGTACCAATATCAATTTTAAAGGACGCTTGAACCTGGGACCGGATATTATTCAGCCCAGTGATGAAGCGATTAAAGAAATGACGGTTAATGGTCAATTATTGCTTCAAGATATTTTTTTCAATCAACTCAAGATTGATAAGCTAAATGCCAATTTGAAAAAAGAAAAAAACGAACTCATTTTAAACCCCCTCACTCTGTCGCTATATCATGGCGAAGCTATTGGAGATTTAAGATATCAACTCAATAATCATCAACTAACCGTAAATCAAACTGCTACTAATCTTAGCGGGAAAAATCTAATATCCAGCATGATTGATAAAGATCTTATCAGTGGAAGTCTGGATTACTCATTTCATATGAACATTCCTTTAAGCGGTTCAATGGATAAGTGGTCTGGCAAAGGAAATCTTACTGTTAAGGATGGTGAACTGAAAGGTATTGATCTAAACCAACTGACCAATCAGTTGATAGAAAAAATAGACGCACTTATTGAAACAAAAAAATTCAATCTCGGAAATTCACTTGAATTACTCCAGCCTGGTGATTATTCAATTAGCCAGGGGAATACACCTTTCCAATTGGCACGCATTCAATTCCATATTGCAGGAGATAACCTGGTTACTGACTCTCTGATCATTCAGAGTGAGAGACTGCATGTCAGAGGTTCAGGCTCATTTAATCTGCAGCAACGTGAAATAAACAGCAATCTGCAAGCCACTATCATAGATAATAATGAAAACAGTAAGGTCTATAAGGTTCAAAATTTCCTGGGCGGTGCATTCCCCATCCATATTACCGGCAAACTCGAAGAACTTGTTGTTTTGCCTGATGTTAAAAATATTCAGCGTTCTTTAAGCCATAATTTGATCAAAAATGCATTGGATAAACCCGTCAAGGAAATCGAAAAAAAATTAAAGTCATTTTTTCATTAA
- the mutY gene encoding A/G-specific adenine glycosylase, translating into MTENKSTGDSFGQRLLNWFDQNGRKNLPWQNPREPYKVWLSEIMLQQTQVKTVIPYFNRFLEQYPSLEKLAKASLDEVLSLWSGLGYYSRGRNLHKTAKIIIEHYHGQFPATENELVQLPGIGPSTAAAIAAQAFNQPAAILDGNVKRVLSRYFQIEGWPQRADTHQKLLSIAKQCLPSKRFADYTQAIMDLGAMCCTPKKPACSHCPLQSDCLAYQNNVVNNYPNKKPRKKRPIRYQQFLLLYNGERQIYLEKKPPAGLWGGLWCLPSIEAKDCPITFILKNYNFTSHHQAHSLMELKHSFSHFDLKISVKTIQINHSEFHINERPGSWFSQDQLRRIGLAKPISLILEHWYSSIAI; encoded by the coding sequence ATGACGGAAAATAAAAGCACAGGGGATTCCTTCGGCCAACGCTTATTGAACTGGTTTGATCAAAACGGGCGAAAAAATCTCCCTTGGCAGAATCCGCGCGAGCCCTATAAAGTATGGCTGTCGGAGATCATGCTGCAACAAACCCAGGTAAAAACCGTTATCCCCTATTTTAACCGTTTCCTTGAGCAATATCCCTCGCTGGAAAAGCTGGCAAAAGCATCTCTTGATGAGGTGTTATCATTGTGGTCGGGATTAGGCTATTATAGCCGCGGCAGAAATCTTCATAAAACGGCAAAAATTATTATTGAGCATTATCATGGTCAATTTCCTGCAACCGAAAACGAATTAGTGCAACTTCCTGGTATTGGTCCTTCCACAGCTGCAGCAATTGCTGCACAGGCTTTTAATCAGCCCGCAGCCATTCTTGACGGCAACGTTAAACGAGTTTTAAGCCGTTATTTTCAAATAGAAGGATGGCCCCAACGTGCCGACACTCATCAAAAATTATTGAGCATAGCAAAACAATGCCTGCCATCAAAACGTTTTGCAGATTATACACAGGCCATTATGGACTTAGGAGCCATGTGTTGTACACCCAAAAAGCCGGCTTGTTCTCACTGTCCATTACAATCAGACTGCCTGGCTTATCAAAATAATGTCGTTAATAATTACCCCAATAAAAAACCAAGAAAAAAACGACCAATCCGCTATCAACAGTTTTTACTTCTATATAACGGGGAGAGGCAAATTTATCTGGAAAAAAAACCTCCTGCGGGATTATGGGGAGGTTTGTGGTGTTTACCAAGTATTGAGGCAAAAGACTGCCCAATAACCTTTATTTTAAAAAATTATAACTTTACAAGTCATCATCAAGCTCATTCCCTGATGGAGCTTAAACACAGTTTTAGTCATTTTGATCTTAAGATCAGTGTAAAAACCATCCAGATTAATCATAGTGAATTCCACATCAATGAAAGACCCGGTTCATGGTTTTCACAAGATCAGCTTAGACGTATCGGACTGGCCAAACCCATCAGTTTGATTCTAGAGCACTGGTATTCATCGATTGCGATTTAA
- a CDS encoding IS4 family transposase, translated as MDWIDHEYGSVNIGDQRLNKRAKELLKRFSDKPTSSIPESCKGWSETKAAYRFFENNTVTAKKIIKPHRIATLKRIKEHPIILLLQDTTTLNYSGQKEREDIGPIQQDNVRGLFLHPTLAVTPNRECLGVVDYEQWSREKFTHRSSEERRAERDSKAIKDKESYRWVRGYKKATKLAKAMPDTQFVYIADREGDIYDIYHEANTAFAKGTADWVIRATFDRSILDENQPKKRNKLKTSVKASSSIGKITFTTSSFGNRKKREVAQDIYAKEVTLLPPRDKAKEGFTPVKITTIIATETNPPPGEKAIEWTLLTSVPISNLEAALQVIQWYLCRWQIEIFFKVLKSGCAIEKLQLSNKQRFDPCLALYLIVAWRILFMTMVGRASPSLSSECLFEPIEWQTAYVMIYEKPPPNEPPTLKDTLRMIAQLGGFLGRKHDGEPGPIVMWKGLRTLYEYIKAREVFTRAFGHTYG; from the coding sequence ATGGATTGGATCGACCATGAGTATGGTTCCGTGAATATCGGCGATCAACGTTTAAATAAACGAGCAAAAGAGTTATTAAAAAGGTTTAGTGATAAACCAACATCAAGTATACCTGAAAGTTGTAAAGGTTGGTCGGAAACCAAAGCAGCCTATCGATTTTTTGAGAATAATACGGTTACCGCAAAAAAAATTATAAAACCTCATCGCATAGCCACCCTTAAGCGAATTAAAGAACATCCGATTATCTTATTGCTTCAAGACACAACAACGCTTAACTATAGCGGTCAAAAAGAACGTGAAGATATTGGCCCTATTCAACAAGATAACGTGCGGGGTCTTTTTCTTCATCCCACTCTTGCGGTAACGCCCAACCGCGAATGTTTAGGAGTAGTTGACTATGAACAGTGGTCACGGGAAAAATTTACGCATCGAAGCTCAGAAGAACGAAGAGCTGAACGTGATTCAAAAGCAATAAAAGACAAGGAAAGTTACCGGTGGGTCAGAGGTTATAAAAAAGCCACAAAACTTGCTAAGGCAATGCCCGATACTCAATTTGTTTATATTGCTGATAGAGAAGGTGATATTTATGATATCTATCATGAAGCGAATACAGCTTTCGCTAAAGGAACTGCCGATTGGGTGATTAGAGCAACATTCGATCGTTCTATTTTGGATGAGAATCAACCTAAAAAACGCAATAAATTAAAAACAAGCGTAAAAGCCTCTTCCAGTATTGGAAAAATAACATTTACTACGTCCTCATTTGGAAATAGAAAAAAACGAGAAGTAGCACAAGATATTTATGCAAAAGAAGTGACTTTGCTCCCTCCTCGGGATAAAGCAAAAGAAGGTTTTACCCCCGTTAAAATAACAACAATCATTGCCACAGAGACAAACCCACCGCCTGGAGAGAAAGCAATCGAGTGGACACTTTTAACCAGTGTACCTATATCCAACTTGGAAGCAGCGTTACAAGTAATTCAATGGTACTTATGTCGCTGGCAGATCGAAATTTTTTTCAAGGTATTGAAAAGCGGATGCGCTATTGAAAAATTGCAGTTAAGCAACAAGCAACGATTTGACCCTTGCCTCGCTCTGTATCTTATTGTTGCTTGGCGTATTTTGTTCATGACCATGGTTGGTCGTGCTTCCCCATCATTAAGCAGTGAATGTCTATTTGAGCCCATAGAATGGCAAACCGCCTATGTTATGATCTATGAAAAACCCCCTCCAAATGAACCCCCAACCCTGAAAGATACTCTGAGAATGATTGCCCAATTAGGAGGTTTTCTCGGACGAAAGCATGACGGTGAGCCCGGTCCTATTGTGATGTGGAAAGGTTTACGAACCCTTTATGAATATATTAAAGCGCGTGAAGTATTTACACGCGCTTTTGGACATACTTATGGGTAA
- a CDS encoding polysaccharide deacetylase family protein produces the protein MNKNILLLLILIFGCTTGIWAAQLREIAITIDDLPFVGTTYNKPGNLRREQERFLNIMNALIRNDTPATGFVIGGSIEKDQWQLLQLFHDEGFTIANHTYSHANLNHTNAEKYIQDIKRADEILTPLMTETKYFRYPYLADGKGSKKEQVMNYLAENNYIIAPVTIDSKDFKFNAQLLAIHWRSRSKHLDSIKNRYLSYIWQQTLRAERISEKKYGKPMPQILLIHANLLNSHVMDDIIQMYKKNGYTFVSLDKAMNEYKQIESRQKDSSQQEEAESIENTDVEIENWTEF, from the coding sequence ATGAATAAAAACATCTTGCTCTTACTGATTTTAATTTTCGGATGTACAACAGGCATCTGGGCTGCGCAACTACGTGAAATAGCCATTACCATAGACGATTTACCTTTTGTCGGTACTACATATAATAAGCCAGGTAACCTTCGCCGCGAACAGGAGCGATTTTTAAATATCATGAATGCATTAATTAGAAACGATACTCCAGCCACAGGATTTGTTATTGGGGGATCAATTGAAAAAGACCAATGGCAACTCCTCCAGTTGTTTCATGATGAAGGTTTCACCATTGCGAATCATACCTATTCACATGCCAATTTAAATCATACCAACGCGGAAAAATATATTCAGGATATCAAACGTGCTGATGAAATACTTACGCCTTTAATGACAGAAACAAAATATTTTCGTTATCCTTATTTAGCTGACGGGAAAGGAAGTAAAAAAGAACAGGTTATGAATTATCTCGCTGAAAATAACTACATTATTGCTCCCGTTACGATTGATTCCAAGGATTTTAAGTTTAATGCCCAACTGTTAGCTATTCACTGGCGATCAAGGTCAAAACATCTTGATAGTATAAAAAATCGCTATTTATCTTACATCTGGCAGCAGACATTAAGAGCCGAACGAATTAGTGAAAAAAAATACGGAAAACCTATGCCTCAAATTCTGCTCATTCATGCGAACCTTTTAAACAGCCATGTTATGGATGATATTATTCAAATGTATAAAAAGAATGGTTATACATTTGTAAGTCTGGACAAAGCCATGAATGAATATAAACAGATAGAATCCAGGCAAAAAGACTCATCTCAACAAGAAGAAGCAGAGAGTATTGAAAACACCGATGTTGAGATAGAAAACTGGACTGAATTTTAA
- a CDS encoding hydrolase, with amino-acid sequence MLLNKNKSALLIIDVQEKLSPLVLNSSSMILRCQWLEKLAIKMQVPILVSEQYPQGLGGTVESLRSMINTKDFISKVSFSCMQEAVYTERLNQLEKTQLILAGIEAHVCVLQTAMEMKEAGYEVFVVVDAVSSRHEVDLKYGLKRMKQAGIHLITTEMVFFEWVKKAGTPEFKSLSKEFLQ; translated from the coding sequence ATGTTACTCAATAAAAATAAATCAGCTCTACTCATTATCGACGTTCAGGAAAAATTATCGCCTTTGGTTTTAAATTCTTCTTCAATGATTCTACGTTGCCAGTGGCTTGAAAAACTGGCCATTAAAATGCAGGTTCCCATTTTGGTCAGTGAACAATACCCCCAAGGATTAGGTGGAACGGTAGAGTCGCTTCGCTCAATGATAAATACCAAAGATTTTATTTCCAAGGTTTCTTTCTCCTGTATGCAGGAGGCCGTATATACTGAACGCTTAAATCAACTTGAAAAAACTCAGCTGATATTGGCAGGCATTGAAGCCCATGTTTGTGTTTTACAAACAGCGATGGAAATGAAGGAAGCTGGCTATGAAGTATTTGTTGTGGTAGATGCAGTAAGCAGTCGGCACGAAGTGGATTTAAAATATGGACTAAAGCGGATGAAGCAAGCCGGAATCCATCTGATTACAACGGAAATGGTTTTTTTCGAATGGGTGAAAAAAGCAGGAACTCCAGAGTTTAAGTCCCTAAGTAAAGAATTTCTTCAATAG
- a CDS encoding SDR family oxidoreductase — protein sequence MNLDNHIALVTGGASGMGKTCVEWLSQCGMRVIAWDQQEITESSAKLSICCDVSDEQSVEKAMQQTIEEVGTPRVCINCAGIAPAKRMVGKEGAMPLADFRKVIDVNLVGTFNVMRVASEVMTRLDVDSGSNERGVIINTASIAAYEGQIGQLAYSASKGGIVSMTLPAARELAQFAIRVNAIAPGLIATPLLLNMPQEVQDNLAATVTFPKRLGKPEEFAALVQHIIENAMINGEVIRLDGALRMQAR from the coding sequence ATGAATTTAGATAATCATATTGCTTTGGTCACAGGTGGTGCTTCGGGCATGGGAAAGACGTGTGTAGAATGGTTAAGTCAATGTGGTATGCGTGTTATTGCCTGGGACCAACAGGAAATAACTGAGTCTTCCGCAAAGCTTTCCATTTGTTGTGATGTCAGTGATGAGCAATCGGTTGAAAAAGCCATGCAGCAAACGATTGAAGAAGTGGGTACGCCGAGAGTTTGTATTAACTGTGCGGGGATAGCTCCAGCAAAGCGTATGGTAGGAAAAGAAGGCGCCATGCCTTTAGCAGATTTCAGGAAAGTGATTGATGTAAATCTGGTAGGAACTTTTAATGTTATGCGCGTGGCATCAGAGGTGATGACTCGGTTGGATGTGGACAGCGGGTCTAATGAGCGTGGTGTTATTATTAATACAGCCTCAATTGCGGCTTATGAGGGACAGATTGGCCAATTAGCTTATAGTGCCTCAAAAGGTGGCATTGTCTCTATGACTTTGCCTGCTGCAAGGGAATTGGCACAATTTGCCATAAGGGTAAATGCCATTGCTCCAGGATTAATTGCTACACCACTATTATTAAATATGCCGCAGGAAGTGCAGGACAATCTTGCGGCTACCGTAACATTTCCTAAACGATTAGGCAAACCGGAAGAGTTTGCGGCGCTGGTACAGCATATTATAGAGAATGCTATGATCAATGGAGAAGTGATTCGGCTTGATGGTGCTTTGCGTATGCAAGCCAGGTAG
- a CDS encoding MFS transporter: MDMFSQQYEIFKNKAFRTYFFSCMLAMFGNGLTYIIMVWVLMQFNSNIGSTVILMTCFWLPNVLLSPFFGVLADRISRKRLLLISNGLRASLLFIFAFASQYYLSPLSIYFLAIFVGCILAAYIPAAMTFIREIMPAEQMLYANSLVDIAYEMGAVLGMGGAGLILALTSVPACFAINGICYLLAMFLIKSISYKKNEDITKEKERFFVQLSQGWSYLRTRFILVMIYLVQALFFIAYMTVPVLLAPFAKSILHADVMQFGILEATLSVGIILGGFLSPYFASRYGIQSVILSLTGLGIAAFYLFSHSIDIHWAYFFHFLLGLSLSVWALLITLAQEMTALNYQGRVQSLFNSFSGIMILAFYYLLAHWQNLPLKMLYRAELILLTMAGFIMIIMLFKSQSMNTSALESN, from the coding sequence ATGGATATGTTTTCGCAACAATATGAGATATTTAAAAATAAAGCCTTCCGTACTTATTTTTTCAGCTGCATGTTGGCCATGTTTGGTAATGGACTAACTTATATCATCATGGTCTGGGTGTTAATGCAGTTTAATAGCAATATAGGTTCAACAGTCATCCTTATGACTTGTTTTTGGCTACCTAATGTCTTATTGAGCCCTTTTTTCGGCGTGCTCGCCGATCGTATCAGCCGCAAACGATTACTGCTAATATCAAATGGTTTAAGAGCCTCACTTCTTTTTATCTTCGCTTTTGCCAGCCAATATTATCTTTCACCGTTAAGCATTTATTTTTTGGCCATATTTGTGGGCTGCATTCTGGCTGCTTATATTCCGGCAGCCATGACCTTTATTCGCGAGATCATGCCAGCGGAGCAAATGCTTTATGCGAACTCATTGGTCGATATAGCCTACGAGATGGGCGCTGTTTTAGGAATGGGAGGAGCGGGATTGATCTTAGCATTAACTTCTGTTCCTGCTTGTTTTGCCATAAATGGCATTTGTTATTTATTGGCCATGTTTTTAATTAAAAGCATTTCTTATAAGAAAAATGAGGATATCACGAAAGAAAAGGAGCGTTTTTTCGTTCAGTTATCTCAGGGATGGAGTTATTTACGCACTCGCTTTATTTTAGTCATGATTTATCTGGTGCAGGCTTTATTCTTTATCGCTTATATGACTGTGCCGGTGCTTTTGGCACCTTTTGCCAAGTCAATACTTCACGCAGACGTGATGCAATTCGGTATACTGGAAGCCACATTATCGGTTGGTATTATTCTGGGTGGGTTTCTCAGTCCGTATTTTGCAAGCCGCTATGGTATTCAATCTGTTATTTTGTCATTGACGGGACTTGGTATCGCTGCTTTTTATTTATTTAGTCATAGTATTGATATTCACTGGGCTTATTTCTTCCATTTTCTGCTCGGTTTATCTCTTTCCGTCTGGGCTTTATTGATTACCCTGGCTCAGGAGATGACAGCATTAAACTATCAAGGACGGGTACAATCATTGTTTAACAGCTTTTCTGGTATCATGATTCTTGCTTTTTATTATTTGTTAGCCCATTGGCAGAATCTACCGCTAAAAATGCTGTATCGTGCCGAACTTATACTGTTAACTATGGCGGGATTTATTATGATCATTATGCTTTTTAAATCGCAATCGATGAATACCAGTGCTCTAGAATCAAACTGA